Below is a genomic region from Prunus persica cultivar Lovell chromosome G3, Prunus_persica_NCBIv2, whole genome shotgun sequence.
CTTGACTGCACAACTTCTTCCTCCCCAATATTCCAATCAAACACCTTATACACTGATAAAAACAACAACTCCAAAGTGTCCCTATGTGACAATGAAGGCACCTCAATTTGCAGCTTCTTATATTCTTGCAGGGCCATAAGCACAATCAACCTCCCAATCTCCACATGTTGCGTTTACACGCCAGTTGATCTCGGGCCGGCTTTTGACATGGActtgcagaaactgcaatgcagttctTATTCTGGGTTTTACAGCTTCAACGAGCGCCAGTCTGACCCTAACAGTTGGAAGTATGGGATTGCGCTCAAATATAAATTCAGTGTGAATAATGAGTATCCGAATTCATGTGCTAATTGTGAAAGGAGCACTGGGATTTGTGGCTACTATTCTGGTGGGGCTTACAGTTCTTTTTTATGTAATTGTCCAAATGGGATAAACACCACCAATGATTGTTACTTTGGAGCCAATTATAATTATGGTTCGAGGCTCTCATCCTGGCAGATTGGTACGTATCAAGCATGTATATTTATgtatcttctttctttttgggatTTTATATAAGTCTATGTTTCTGAAATCCAGTTGTTTTTGTGTGCTACCAGGTACTTGGCTATTCTATTGCTTGGCTTGCCTATTGATTTCAgtctgttagattttgaaatttcatagGTTGGATTTGAAGTCCATATGAAATGCAAGAGTTGAGGTTTGACCTTCGTTTTAATAATATAAGTATGTTTGAGAATTTTCCGCAATGTTTGTAGGGCAAGTGTGTGGAAGTAAATGAAGTATTTTCCTCTCATGAGAATCAAGCAGAAGATTTGTATTTAGCACAACTTTTAAGCCCACCACAGGGATTGACgtattataaaaacaaaaagaagaagaagaagattaggGAATTGGGTTCCTTCTTTCTTGCACTATTGAGTACAGTCTATAACCACTGAGAAAGAATCGGCTTTTGTTGTAGTAAAGGTTGTTTCTTTATAATCGCTTTATTGGCAAGCTCATAATCTCTCCACTATTCCATCTCCATATTGTTAGTTTAGATTCTAAAGAAGCAGAACAGTGGCTGAAGTAACTTGCAATACACTAAACAAAATTCCAGAGTCCTCGTTtcaattagggatttttgTAGACACGTCACCTGAACCGATATATCAGTTTCAATTTATcacattaaagaaaaatttaagagaaatgtcaccttcatttttcaaaatccatgatttaTCATACAACTTTAACacaattcaatttttcattcatttttaaaGGTATTTTATACATggtcagagagaagagagagggcGGAGGGGGGGTTGTTCTTGTGCGATGTGTTTTCGGGGTGGATGGggaagaaagggagagaggtgtctcttttttctcttgaaaataaaaagactaaAAAACCCTTAAAAATGAATGGGCCACAAAATTTCGTATTCAAATGTAGATGGCATAGTAGCACACTTGCAGAGCAATGCCAATGTATCAATATAAATTCGGTTAGTTTACCGCCTCTGATtgcaaaacccacaaaatccATTAAACTCAATAGTTAATGATGGTGCACTCACTCAAACCCACACTCCACACCCGGTCGTCACTAAGGCCATTCCCAATGAGGGTCTTAAATGGGGCTATACCTTCTTAGGGCTAAAAAATATATGCTTAGGGTCCAAAAAGAATAACAGGGCTAGCTGCCAATTTTCCTTACCAGGACGAACAAAAAATAGGCTCAAAACTTAGCAGAATTCGTTACCTTCGaacataacaaaataatagtcAATGAGTTCTGAATATAATTCTCAAATTGTTGAAAATTTAACAACAATAATGTGAAATACTTAAGTTTAAGATCCATtgtgtatatattttatatataatatcaaaATGAATTAGAGGTCAAATATGTGagctatattttaaaaattagagGTCCATATCTGAACATTTTCTAGGGTACATAGATTGCAGATCATTTTTGGGGGCACGGAGGGAGCATGGCATGGCCATTCAGTAGAATCAATACTCTATAAATTGTGACCAGTCTACCATTTCGGTACACCTGCTCATCATATCATTTCcttcatcaaattcaaacccCAGCTGCTTCTAGTACACTAGCTATATCATGGAGCCATGGAAATGTATTGGTTTTGGCTTGATCCTCATGTTGGGGGCTTGGTCTTGTGAAGCCACCTCTCGCAGTCTCCAAGATGCATCTATGTACGGGAGATACGAGCAATGGATGACTCGTTATGGTCGCGTATATAACGACGTTAACGAGAAGGAGAATCGTTTCAAGATATTCAAAGAAAATGTGGCGTTTATAGAATCATCCAATAACGATGTGAACAAACCCTACAAGTTGGGTGTTAATCAATTTGCAGACCTTACGAATGAAGAGTTCAAAGCCTCAAGAAATGGATTCAAGGGGCATGAATGTTCCACAAAGACGACTTCTTTCAAATACGAAAATATTAAGGCGCCAGTGCCAGCTACAATGGACTGGAGAAAGAAAGGAGCTGTAACCCCCATCAAGGACCAAGGCCAATGTGGTAATTAAGCGTCTAGGttcattattattaatcaTTTATAGTAACACTATATACTCTTCTTTTGGAGTTTAgtaatatttttatgttattctAACTACTATtaattgcaaattgcaatgaaAAACTAGGATGTTGTTGGGCTTTTTCGGCAGTGGCAGCGACCGAAGGCATTACTCAGCTTACAACTGGTAAACTGATCTCTTTGTCTGAGCAAGAGCTAGTTGACTGTGACACCAGCGGTGAAGACCAAGGTTGTGAGGGTGGCTTGATGGATGATGCCTTTCAGTTCATCCAACAAAACCATGGGCTTAGTGCGGAAGCTAATTACCCCTACAATGGTGTTGATGGTTCATGCAATACCAAGAAGGCAGCAAGCATTGCAGCCAAGATAACTGGCTATGAAGATGTGCCTGCAAACAGCGAAAAAGCCCTTCTAACCGCTGTTGCTCATCAACCAGTTTCTGTTGCCATTGATGCTGGAGGTTCCGATTTCCAGTTCTATTCAAGTGGTGTCTTTACAGGATCCTGTGGAACGAGCCTTGACCATGGGGTTACCGCTGTTGGTTATGGCGTTAGCGATGACGGGACTAAGTATTGGTTGGTTAAAAACTCATGGGGGACAGAATGGGGTGAAGAGGGGTACATAAGGATGCAAAGAGATGTTGAAGCAAAAGAAGGTCTATGTGGCATTGCTATGGAAGCCTCTTACCCCACTGCTTAGCTTAAAATTAAACCAATGCCTACTATATGATTTGTAAGTACTATGATATGCACTTGTATGTGTAAAATACTTTATAAGATATGTACTGTGGCTGGAAGAAAActttcaaaaaaatcaacaagtATTCCACTATCAAGTTAATTTTAAAACACTTATGAACACTGCTGCACTCACTTAACATTGGATTGCTAAAATGGATGGAGTTGAACCCTAACCTAATCCTAACCCATTCCCTCGTCTACGCTTACTGAACTTAATTTTTGGTGCAATAAAAAACTTATTGCTTATTTAACAGTTCCCTCCAAGTATTAGAGATGAGAAATAGCCAATTGAACAACGTAAAtacttttttgtgttttttagcGTCTGAGGCCTtcacaacaagaaaaataaaataaaaaatttgagcaTTCTTCTTGAAGACAAAAGGAATTTGCCAAAAAGAGACAGAAGAATTCCaaaaaacaatgaagaaaCCATTAGAGCACTTTGGACTTGTACTATATATATTGTCCTTCAAATCATTGTGTACTATTCTTCTGGCAGTCCAGCTCATATCAGAACTTAATTTTTCTGGGCGACTAAATAAGTTAGCagatagtaattttttttcttaggaGGCCGAAGCCcaaacaacacaaaaagaactaCACAGCAAACTCCTTGGACGAGCCAAGCTTCTGGCATCAGCAGCAAGAAGCTCAACAACCACACCAGGCGCTGAATCCAAAACGTGCAAACCCAAGGGAAGACATCATGGCTCATAGAAGCCAAAGAATCAGCCACAAAATTCTGCTCTTGAAAAATATACTTGACAGAACAGCACCACTCCTTTTGAATCAGCAAATGACAGCAATTGATAATGCTAAAAAAAGGATGAGTAGGACAAGTAGGATTCTGTAACAGAACCACAGCAAACTTAGAATCACATTTAACCTCCACACTTCGAAAACCAACTTCCCAAGCTAAATGGAGCCCCTAAAAAATACCCCATAATCCAATTACCAGCATGATCTCTTAACAGACCCCCAGCTCCAATGTAACCAAGAGCATGTGCTTTCGACTACCATTAGAACTAACCTTACAAATCCCTGGCAAAAGGGCTTGCCAATGAAGATAAACTACACCTTGATGGAGAGGAACATAGATAGACTTAGTGGCTGTAAGCCAATCCTTAATATACTGCAGAATCACCTACTGTGGCTCAGAGGGAAGCAAAAAACCTTGCTAAAAAACAAGCTTACATCGCCATTTCCAGATGAACCAAAGGGTAACATCAAACACCAAATTCCAAGCCAAACCAGTCATAAAAGATCTCTGGGAATGCCGAttatgaaagagccaatcatCAAAATTAGGATAAGAAACACTGGATTCCTCAAACCAACTGCCAAACTGATTCCAAATTAAAAAGGGAGAACTACAACCTTTAAACAAATGATCAACAGATTCGATTGGGTAAATGCATCGAGGACAAGAAGCAGCAATTGCCATACCTGTATGTTGCCTATGAGCATTAGTGAGGAGCTTTTTGTGACAAAGCACCCAAAGGAAGGTCTTAACCTTTAGAGGAAAGCTGCAACCTCCAAATAAACTCCCATTGCCAATTCACAGAAAAATTTCCGTTAGAAGTAAAACTCGAAATGCACATATTAGGACCACTATCAATGAAACCAGTAATACTAATAATCATCAGCACAATATCAGGAGGTAGACACTCTTGCAAACAAGTAATATCCCACAAACCCTCCTCCAGAAAATCACTCACATTCAACTAGAGCATTTCCTCAGACAAATCAATGAGGGCATAACTTATAAGAGCACCACAACTCAGCCAAACAtcagtccaaaacaaaatggaaTCACAAGAACCTACTCTCCATTTAACACCAGAGGGAATAAGATTGGCACCAAACACCACACCCCTCCAACTGGTAGAGCAACTATGAAACTGATGCTCATTAGCAGACAACATATCACAGTACTTTAAACATTTAGCCTTAAGAACTTTGGCCCAAAGCCCTTGGTCATTCTGAAGAAGTCTCCAACTGGATTTAGCCAATAAAGCTTGATTCATCCAAGCAGCCTTCTTCACTCCCAAACCACCAGCACACTTAAACTTACGCACAATTTCCCAATTCACAAGATGGACCTTTGCCTTATCAAGGGCATGCCCCCAAAGAAAATTCTTATttaacttatctagcttgttACAAACAGAAGCATGCAACATAGCAGTTTGCATAGAATATATAGGAATAACAGAGGTGACTGATTACAATAACGTGAACCTGCCAGCCATAGACAAAGTGTGGCTTTTCCAAGAAAAGAGTCGTTTTTGGACTCTATCAATAATTTCCTGATAAGTATTTTTGGTAACTCTAGTGTGAATTAAAGGAACTCCAAGATACTTACCAAGATTATCTGATGAAGGAGAACCACTAATACAGGTAATATTCTGAGCCAAAATAAGACAAGTGTTAGGGACACACAAGCCATAAACTTTTCAAAACTGACCTTCTGACTAGAAAGGGAGCAAAAGTCATCCAAACACTGCTTCATCACCAAAGCCTGCTCTATAAAGGCTTtcccaaacaaaaccaaatcatcagcaaaaaataaatgagagaCAAAGCGCCCTCCTTGGCAAATCTGCAGAGTCTTCTAACTTTGGTCAAGAATTTTCTCTTGAACTATATGGGAGAGCTTCCAACTTTGGTATCTTTGTTGTATACCACATTTAGGAGAGAAATCTGTTATTAACTCACCACTTAAAATAGCTTTATACTgcacagaaaaacctctctaATAAAAGACTAACTTGAACGATCATAGGCCTTAGAAAGATCAATTTTCCAAGCAATAAAACCCTTTTGTCCTTTAGCAATCTTGAACTTATGAAGCATCTCCTGAGCAATCACAATATTATCAACTATATGTCTCCCTAGCACAAAACTGACTTGAGTGGGGCCAACAATTTTAGTCATAATAGGACGAAGCCTAGAAACTAAAATCGTTTAAACCACATTATAAAGAGTATTACATAAACTAATAGGCCTAAGTTGAGCCATATTAAGAGGCCTTTCAACCTTAGGAACCAAAGTAATTAAAGTATCATTAATAAGCTCTGACAAAACAATCCTTGACAAGAGAAAGGATATCCTT
It encodes:
- the LOC18779417 gene encoding uncharacterized protein LOC18779417 isoform X1; amino-acid sequence: MKLPHHPSTTIFSFIFILLLASSISSQTCQRSCGKLPLKFPFGSGLGCGDPRFHQYVSCSQDNLMFTMHTGSYPVTNIDYTNKVMYISDPSMSTCSCTQPSKGFGLDWDAPFSFQDDNIFALLDCTTSSSPIFQSNTLYTDKNNNSKVSLCDNEGTSICSFLYSCRAISTINLPISTCCVYTPVDLGPAFDMDLQKLQCSSYSGFYSFNERQSDPNSWKYGIALKYKFSVNNEYPNSCANCERSTGICGYYSGGAYSSFLCNCPNGINTTNDCYFGANYNYGSRLSSWQIGTWLFYCLACLLISVC
- the LOC18779417 gene encoding uncharacterized protein LOC18779417 isoform X2 encodes the protein MKLPHHPSTTIFSFIFILLLASSISSQTCQRSCGKLPLKFPFGSGLGCGDPRFHQYVSCSQDNLMFTMHTGSYPVTNIDYTNKVMYISDPSMSTCSCTQPSKGFGLDWDAPFSFQDDNSPIFQSNTLYTDKNNNSKVSLCDNEGTSICSFLYSCRAISTINLPISTCCVYTPVDLGPAFDMDLQKLQCSSYSGFYSFNERQSDPNSWKYGIALKYKFSVNNEYPNSCANCERSTGICGYYSGGAYSSFLCNCPNGINTTNDCYFGANYNYGSRLSSWQIGTWLFYCLACLLISVC